The following proteins are co-located in the Solanum pennellii chromosome 8, SPENNV200 genome:
- the LOC107028122 gene encoding cationic amino acid transporter 6, chloroplastic-like, producing MFLFTYLNSLSKTPQKLKKRMLATWTPDQELNKVRLRSGADMKRKLTWYDLVALGVGGMLGVGVFVTTGPVARKTSGPSVFISYIVAAVSALLSSLCYTEFSVDVPVAGGAFSYLRVTFGEFVGYFAGANILMEYVLSNAAVSRSFTEYLSCAFGRNDPNSWRIHVHGLMQGYNMLDFPAVALIIVLTICLCHSTKESSMLNLIMTAFHVVFFGFIIIAGFCNGKVDNLVKPGGIAPYGVRGILDGAAIVYFSYIGYDTVSTMAEEIKNPSKTLPLGIVGSVLIVSALYCLMALSLCLLLPYNMIPEGASFSAAFELMGWKWASNVVGAGASLGIVASLLVAMLGQARYLCVIGRARLVPSWFAKVHPTTGTPLNATIVLGICQASIALFTELDIVIEMISIGTLLVFYLVSNALIFRRYVILSKNPPLHTLLFLFLLSSTSFAFSLSWKFKLHWWNLTLFAGLTFFTTVIFQYFVPMVVMQRQESWLVPFMPWPATISIFLNVFLMTTLKMVAYKRFGIWTCVITIFYVLYGVHSTYHAEEILEMVVVVDNVNVNSSTQQQITKVDIQLV from the exons ATGTTTTTGTTCACTTACCTTAATTCTCTGTCCAAAACACCTcaaaagttaaagaaaagaatgttaGCAACATGGACACCAGACCAAGAACTGAACAAAGTGAGACTAAGGTCTGGTGCTGACATGAAGAGGAAACTTACATGGTATGATTTAGTAGCTCTTGGTGTTGGAGGAATGCTTGGTGTTGGAGTTTTTGTTACTACTGGCCCCGTTGCTCGAAAAACCTCTGGCCCTTCTGTTTTCATATCTTATATAGTTGCTGCTGTATCTGCTCTTCTATCTTCCTTGTGTTATACTGAGTTCTCTGTTGATGTTCCTGTTGCTGGTGGAGCTTTTAGTTATCTCCGAGTTACTTTTG GGGAATTTGTGGGATACTTTGCAGGAGCAAATATATTAATGGAATATGTGTTATCAAATGCTGCTGTTTCAAGAAGTTTTACAGAGTATTTGTCATGTGCTTTTGGTAGGAATGATCCAAATTCATGGAGAATTCATGTACATGGTTTAATGCAAGGTTACAACATGTTGGATTTCCCTGCAGTCGCGTTGATTATTGTCCTCACTATTTGTTTGTGTCATAG CACTAAAGAGAGTTCAATGTTGAACCTAATAATGACAGCATTCCATGTGGTGTTTTTTGGATTTATCATCATAGCTGGATTTTGCAATGGGAAGGTTGATAACTTAGTAAAGCCAGGAGGGATAGCTCCATATGGTGTTAGAGGGATTCTTGATGGAGCAGCCATTGTTTACTTTAGTTATATTGGATATGACACAGTCTCAACCATGGCTGAAGAAATTAAAAACCCTTCAAAGACTCTACCTTTGGGAATTGTTGGCTCTGTCCTCATTGTCTCTGCTCTCTATTGTCTCATGGCTCTATCTTTATGCCTTTTGCTACCTTATAACATG ATCCCAGAAGGAGCATCATTTTCCGCGGCTTTCGAGTTGATGGGGTGGAAGTGGGCAAGCAATGTAGTAGGGGCAGGTGCAAGTTTAGGGATTGTGGCATCTCTATTAGTAGCTATGCTTGGACAAGCAAGGTACCTTTGTGTTATTGGGAGGGCTAGACTTGTACCTTCTTGGTTTGCCAAAGTACATCCTACTACCGGTACTCCGCTAAATGCTACTATCGTCTTAG GTATATGTCAAGCATCCATTGCATTATTCACAGAGCTTGATATTGTAATAGAGATGATCTCCATTGGCACATTACTAGTATTTTACTTAGTATCAAATGCACTTATATTTCGTCGATATGTTATACTTAGCAAAAATCCACCACTTCACACTCTCTTATTCCTCTTCCTTCTTTCATCCACCTCTTTTGCATTCTCATTATCATGGAAATTCAAACTACATTGGTGGAATCTCACGTTATTCGCGGGACTTACATTTTTCACGACAGTTATTTTTCAGTATTTTGTTCCTATGGTCGTTATGCAACGACAAGAGAGTTGGTTGGTCCCGTTCATGCCATGGCCCGCTACGATATCGATTTTTCTAAATGTTTTTCTCATGACAACATTGAAAATGGTGGCATATAAAAGATTTGGGATTTGGACTTGTgttataacaatattttatgTACTATATGGTGTCCACTCAACATATCATGCTGAAGAAATATTGGAaatggttgttgttgttgataatgtgaatgtcaattCTTCCACTCAACAACAAATTACTAAGGTTGATATTCAACTTGTATAA